The following are encoded together in the Ictalurus punctatus breed USDA103 chromosome 1, Coco_2.0, whole genome shotgun sequence genome:
- the LOC108265685 gene encoding uncharacterized protein LOC108265685 has protein sequence MLSRIYTTLRFVTWNIRGVKSTRNLPKKFANVLSNLNNLQADIAFIQETHIGPKCYKILEDETGKDWKIFFTVHSSRSKGVAILIRDKVPFEYICHDEDYSGGYIVLFCHLYGELYTLVNVYNHKSDRNVLGRLKEYLMETAEGVLVVGGDFNTVLHPRLDRRPPSSRNSRLRDKLEDFTASLNLRDSWSFLHSTDDGFTRCQNECYSRLDMFFMAEDKIERGCKIKIQSDNISDHDPVVLKVRVQKQSQNKIPIVASMLKEFRYDPDRRPGKINGAEILSAMKSLTDSEKQRSNQLEIDYYKRFQCPITELLKIKFNLMVKNKHVPEAFKESHLSGDRHISVDYLIFSRLLAKRLSAFITPSFKRRKKAKVDTLLIMTFEICTQKIRWSFLEQSLLWNLKQIPSAPPPDFSILDCFLPEVQGSSGKLRLLQPGCPFTNTILNMALTQLEDLILKTETQCRTFVCYQRQALFIDVQSSRHHRVIKIAEKFNKYSGINIKVSMKGL, from the coding sequence ATGCTGTCCCGAATATATACAACCCTTCGTTTCGTCACTTGGAACATTCGTGGGGTTAAAAGCACCCGGAATTTACCAAAAAAGTTTGCAAATGTGTTGAGCAACCTCAATAACCTTCAGGCTGATATTGCCTTCATACAAGAAACACATATTGGACCAAAGTGTTACAAAATATTGGAAGATGAGACAGGAAAAGACTGGAAAATCTTCTTCACTGTGCACAGCTCCCGCAGCAAAGGAGTTGCCATACTGATAAGAGACAAAGTACCATTTGAGTACATTTGCCATGATGAGGACTACAGTGGAGGTTACATTGTGCTCTTCTGTCATCTGTATGGTGAACTGTACACTCTTGTTAATGTGTACAATCACAAGTCAGACAGAAATGTCTTGGGTAGACTGAAAGAGTACTTGATGGAAACAGCTGAGGGTGTGCTAGTGGTTGGAGGTGATTTCAACACAGTTTTGCATCCCAGATTAGATCGGAGACCTCCATCTTCAAGGAATTCACGATTAAGAGATAAATTAGAAGACTTTACTGCATCTCTGAATCTCAGAGACAGCTGGTCATTCTTACACTCAACTGATGATGGATTTACACGATGTCAGAATGAGTGTTACTCCAGGTTAGACATGTTTTTTATGGCAGAGGACAAAATAGAAAGGGGGTGTAAAATTAAGATACAGAGTGATAATATTTCTGATCATGATCCTGTTGTTCTAAAAGTCAGAGTCCAGAAGCAGTCCCAAAATAAAATTCCAATTGTAGCGTCAATGCTGAAAGAATTTAGATATGATCCTGACAGGAGACCAGGGAAGATTAATGGGGCAGAAATACTGAGTGCTATGAAGTCTTTGACTGACTCAGAAAAGCAACGATCTAATCAGTTGGAAATAGATTATTACAAAAGGTTTCAATGTCCAATAACAGAATTATTAAAGATAAAATTCAATCTCATGGTAAAGAACAAACATGTACCTGAAGCTTTCAAAGAATCTCATCTTTCAGGTGACAGACACATCAGTGTGGACTATTTAATATTCTCTCGACTTTTGGCCAAACGCCTCAGTGCTTTCATTACCCCTTCTttcaagagaagaaagaaagcaaaggtGGACACCCTCCTTATTATGACCTTTGAGATCTGCACCCAAAAAATCAGGTGGTCCTTCCTGGAACAAAGTCTTCTTTGGAATCTGAAACAAATCCCCTCTGCACCACCACCAGACTTCAGCATTCTGGACTGCTTTCTTCCTGAAGTCCAAGGTTCTTCTGGGAAACTCAGACTTTTGCAGCCTGGCTGTCCATTCACCAACACTATCCTCAATATGGCTCTGACACAGCTAGAAGATCTCATTCTCAAAACTGAGACCCAGTGCAGGACCTTTGTTTGTTATCAAAGACAGGCTCTGTTCATAGATGTACAGTCAAGCCGACATCACAGGGTTATTAAGATAGCAGAGAAATTTAACAAATATTCAGGGATTAATATCAAAGTGTCTATGAAAGGCCTTTGA